The genomic stretch TTCTGCTTCCGCCCTTTCCACGATCTTCTTGAGCTCCTCATAGTCAGCTTGCGTCTTCTGCAACTCGAATCGCAAACCGCCCTCATCGCTATGCCATGTTTTCTCGCTCTCCTTGTAGGACCGCACCTTTGCGTTTAGCTCGCCCTCCCACTTCTTTGACTGACTCCGACTTGTAAGGGTCTCCTTCTTTAGCTGGGCGTACAGTTCGTTTGCCTTGGCAAGGCGGGCCTTTAGGGTCTTGTTAGTGTTGATCAAATTCTGTGTCTCTGCTTCAGCCGTTGCTTCCTTGATATGTTTCCGCTGGAGCTGTCCAATGTGGGAAAGATGCTGCAACTTGAGATAGCGTTCAAAGTTTAGATCATTCCTGAGCAGCATGATCTCTCTTTGCAGGGAGGCCATTGTGGAATTCTGAAAGTCGCCTTGGGTAGACTGGTTCGGCCCAGCGATTGACTGCGCAAAACTCTCCAAATTTGGCTGCTGCGTTGGGGATCGCTGGTGAGGGATTGTGAGTGAAGTGGGCAAATCCGGCTTCCTGGTGTCTTTCGTAGGCGGTAGTGTTGGGGAGTCCATGACGTCGCGACCTTTTAGCAAAGGAGAAGCCATGGATTTGACGGATACAGTAGACTTGAGTGACCTGCTACTCGGCGGAAGTTCGAAGGCGTCAGGAACGTCTGGGATATCACCTGAAGGGACATTCATGGTTGATCGTGTGTTTCTCCAGCTTTCTTCTGGATCCTGCACTGTGCTGTCATCTTGATCGTCCAAGGTAAATTGTGTTTGGATTGCTGGCACAGGTGGTAAGGCAGCGTTGGGCGGTGGTCCCGGGTCCTCCAAGGTCGACGATACTGCTACACAAAGGTCCATGCACTCAATTACGACATCTGCGGGGTCACTCTTCAGCCATCTATTCTCAATCAGTTCTTCCTCGACCGTGGTGCTGAACATGTTTGGGTGAAGTAGGTGAACCTGTCGATAGGGCTCTGTCCGGCTGTGAATCAGGCATTGGTCCAGGTCGAAATCGCGAGCGCCAGGAAAGTTGAGCGACTTGAGATACTTTCTAGGCTTTCGCACAAAGCTCATAAAGTTGAGCGGGAACAGTCCGTAAAGAAAGGTAAAGTAGTGCATGAGCGTGGGTGGTGGTGAGTCTGGATAGTCCATGGTGGGTTGTACTTGCTCCCAGGCCTGCTCGGGCTCGTCTTGCTCTTCATCCTCGTCTTCGCTGTCATCGTCTTGTATGTCGACTTCGCCGGCCTTTTCATTGCCGGTGCCTAGTTTATCCCAACACAATATCCTGCAGTAGACAAGGAACAACTTCTCCAGATGGTGATCCGAGGTCAATGCTCCACATATGTGGGGTAGGAACATGATGAGAACGACAAGGGCGAGCTCGATGACGGTAGAAGAGTTGTCGATGAGTAGACATTTCTCGAGATGTTGTATGAGCGGGGTGTCGAGGACTAGGTGGAGGTGCGGCGGCTGCAGACGGACAAAAGCGCTTAGGAGGTTCAGTGCCTGGATGCGGTGTTGCTTCTGGACGAAGAGGGTGTCGAGTGTGAGAAGCAGTCGCTGAAAGGGTTAGCTTAGGGGTGGCGTATAACACGATGCGGTACCCACCTTGGGCATCTTTCGCCCGAAAGCCAGCAGGATGGATTCAAGCTCGCGGGCCACAAACTCATTCTCCGGGGACACGACATGGTCGGTCGAAGAAGGTACCGTGGTCCTCGCTAGGTATGTGTCCAGTATCTTTTGGGTGAAGAGGGTGGATAAGCGGGCGTGCTCCCCATCTCTGTCCAGGTCTGGATCATAGACCAAGATGGTGTGCAGAAGAGCCCTGGCATCTTCAATCTCCGTCTTCTTGTGGCCTATGCCATCGATGATGGGCTTCAGGATCAGATTCCACCATGTCGTCAGGCGCACCTCTCCGGTTATGGCAGGACGCAGCAGTCTGAGGGTGGACAGGAAAGCGCCGCGCTTCTCGGCGTTATTCGCGACGTGGCGCCAGTAGAGGGCGTGGAGATCCTCGTGGAAGCGTTGCGAGTCGTGTTCATTGATGCCGTCATAACGCTCGAGGAAGGCTTCTATGGTTGCGCACAGCTCGAAGGGGAGGGGAGAGGGAAGGTCGGGTGCGGAAAAGGTCGTGTTGAGCGCCTTGAGCAACTCGCGCATTGATCTGGAGGGCAGCGTCAGCCATGGCGTCAGGCAATGCTTGCTACGGCGTAGGCCTACCCAGACATGTCGATATTGATATTGTGCTCCTTGTCCACTTGCGGGCTTGGAGAAGTTGTAGTGACTATAGACTATAGACTACCGACTACGGTTGTACTATGGCAGGCATTGGCGGGCAATTGTGCGCCAGGTCTACAGTATCGGTATGCAATCGTCTCAAGTAGAGCACCAGTCGTGTTCGCAGGCAATGGTCGACATGTCACTGCGCAGGCACGTCTGGTCTTCGGAAGAGCCAAAGCTTTTGGACCAGTCTGTTGGCGTGGGGTGACGTGACGGGTGAGAGAGAGAGCTCGAGCAGCGACGACAGCGACAGCGACGTCGACCGGTAGAAGAGAAATTTCacttgacttgacttgacttgccACACTGCTCACGCAAGCTTGGTGGTGCTTTTGGGGGCAGCATGCCCTCCCCATATTTGGCACGCTATTGGACGTCGCACGTCGCCTTTTGCTCTTCGCACCGCCAAAAGAAATGCGCGCACGCGTCTTACGACCGGCAATGGCTATCCATAGGTAGGTACGCCCCTCCACGCCTGGTTGGGTTGGGGGTCCAAGTGGGCCCGGCCGCGGCGGCATAGGAAAGAACGACCCTGCACGTCGCCATAAACGGCAGGCTGCAACGACCGGCCGGATCCACCGTGCCTGCCTGCTCGCTTTTGGCTGTCGTCACACATCCCTGAAAGCACATCTCGTCCCATATTCCCCAATTGCGTGTCTAACAATCTCACGCCCTCTGCATCTGTGCGATAGAGTGCTGACAGGACTGTCCTGGCCGCATGCGGAAAAACTTATGCAACCCTATCCCTCTGATTCGCACTCCAGAAACAGTATAGTCATGTGCAGGGCGCTACAGACGGCGTATCATGAGCCTGCGAGGCCTGCCACCCATCACATTCCATCCTGCAATCCAACCTGTCAGCCACACCGTTATCTTACCGCAGCCCACGGCTTACACCACATCAAAATTGCCCAGCTATGGCCTACTAACTCTAGACTCAGGTCCCACACTAAGCTGCACGCGGCAGTTGTGTTCGCACATCTTGTCCGCTACTCCTTTACGTCTTACTCAATCTAACCACCCCCGACTCGACGGCATGAATATCTATGAGAGCTTCCATAAACAGAGCGTCGCCGCCGAGTCAGCCAAGTACGAGCAGACACCCCCTACCACGCCCAAAGCTTCACCAAAACCCGCCGAAAATTACTGTCATCCCAAGCCAAGCTACCTATCGCCAATCACCGGTTCCGAGAATACGGTACCTTTGGTCCATGCGGGGTGCCTGCATCTGCACGCGTGCATCCTGTGCCTCTCTCCATCCCATATCCGCTCTCTTATCACAAGGATGCCACTGTTTCGATCCATTTCGCTGACCATGTCTCACTCGTGGATTCGATTGTCATCTTGATGATATTCTTCTCGCCACACCCATCGCTAACCCCATCTCAACCCAGATGCGTATCAGAAGCTCTTCGTGACAATGTCAACCACCTCTTAACATCGCATATCCGATACCTGCCGTAATCATCGACCTCGCTATCCAGACCCTCGGGAGATTCCACAAACCATGAATACGTGACGGACGAAGGTCCGGTGCATCCTGAGCGGGAACAGCCTGTACGCAATCTGGAACTCTTTGGGAGAAGTATTGGCACATGAAGCGTCTAGGCCTCAGAAGATCTTGAACACTTTTACTCGTTGTTTCCGAATATTGCCTATTTTTCCTCTCCCTCCTTCCCTTACAAGAACGTTAGCTCTGTGGTAGGTTCCCGCCGTCTTTGCCATCATAAGCATTACGTCACGTTGTACCGAACTTACAGACCAGTCTTCTCATCTCACGCACACCAACTTCATTGTAATCTAAATACATTAATGATATTTTTGGCGGGTTGGCTGACAACCTCTACGATTGTGTCTCGCCACGTAGCAACAACGGCTGCACACTCGTAATATCCGACAATGACGCGCATTTGACCGAGACGGGAGTATAGACGTAAATTGAACTGAAACAAGACCTGTCACAAACGAATGCATCTCTATTCAGTTATG from Pyrenophora tritici-repentis strain M4 chromosome 1, whole genome shotgun sequence encodes the following:
- a CDS encoding Hamartin multi-domain protein → MSGSMRELLKALNTTFSAPDLPSPLPFELCATIEAFLERYDGINEHDSQRFHEDLHALYWRHVANNAEKRGAFLSTLRLLRPAITGEVRLTTWWNLILKPIIDGIGHKKTEIEDARALLHTILVYDPDLDRDGEHARLSTLFTQKILDTYLARTTVPSSTDHVVSPENEFVARELESILLAFGRKMPKRLLLTLDTLFVQKQHRIQALNLLSAFVRLQPPHLHLVLDTPLIQHLEKCLLIDNSSTVIELALVVLIMFLPHICGALTSDHHLEKLFLVYCRILCWDKLGTGNEKAGEVDIQDDDSEDEDEEQDEPEQAWEQVQPTMDYPDSPPPTLMHYFTFLYGLFPLNFMSFVRKPRKYLKSLNFPGARDFDLDQCLIHSRTEPYRQVHLLHPNMFSTTVEEELIENRWLKSDPADVVIECMDLCVAVSSTLEDPGPPPNAALPPVPAIQTQFTLDDQDDSTVQDPEESWRNTRSTMNVPSGDIPDVPDAFELPPSSRSLKSTVSVKSMASPLLKGRDVMDSPTLPPTKDTRKPDLPTSLTIPHQRSPTQQPNLESFAQSIAGPNQSTQGDFQNSTMASLQREIMLLRNDLNFERYLKLQHLSHIGQLQRKHIKEATAEAETQNLINTNKTLKARLAKANELYAQLKKETLTSRSQSKKWEGELNAKVRSYKESEKTWHSDEGGLRFELQKTQADYEELKKIVERAEAEQIKAQQRTKALEYELEDYSDLRRELEAAQDKIMAFEDQRKELHIFMQERNDLRNDLEIVNMRLNSREQERDRSIKAYERRIMELETRLQMSDRNTSKPGQLPSSVQQMLDSALAASNAKLQQMKKTHYRLLEQHTELQLKCQELEGELQAGMGQLYSRDKTSQMDFGTLQANRNSTARHPNYTSRYFAPLSTESSQIDEQDYYPEHRSPESTHSPTSAVPPAGPARLDSLQQNKFQRSQAGPSPYPGFGGGYGPEYSANHDANQLQVQQAQSSGKSSYSNDTDGSSSRGDRKDKTGTKPEVRIYGRGGAQNMSKKIKEKEQKKQTSTKTGGFRGLKGIM